The Sylvia atricapilla isolate bSylAtr1 chromosome 3, bSylAtr1.pri, whole genome shotgun sequence genome has a window encoding:
- the NT5C1B gene encoding cytosolic 5'-nucleotidase 1B — translation MSGSGSEEPQPAQAAGDPQQEAEQDWAAAKAFYDNVVTQRVRPPKPQNAITVAVSSRALFNLVEERKIYEEHGLEKYVEYQQNNENVILKPGPAFYFVKALEHVNARLLELYPDDEERFDIVLMTNNHAQVGVRLINSINHYGLTIERFCMTGGESPVGYLTAYLTNLYLSADCDKVQEAIEAGIASATMFTANKDVVYSDTQLRVAFDGDAVIFSDESEQIFKEQGLDRFFEHEQLNENKPLAQGPLKGFLEDLGKLQKKFYARNERLNCPIRTYLVTARSAASSGARVLKTLRSWGLEIDEALFLAGAPKGPILAKIRPHIFFDDQMYHIEGAQKLGTTAAHVPYGIAQKYSKST, via the exons ATGAGCGGCTCCGGCTCGGAGGAGCCGCAGCCCGCCCAGGCGGCGGGGGACCCGCAGCAGGAAGCCGAGCAAGACTGGGCGGCGGCCAAGGCTTTCTACGACAATGTGGTTACCCAGAGGGTCCGGCCG CCCAAGCCCCAGAACGCCATCACGGTGGCCGTGTCCTCCCGAGCACTCTTCAACCTGGTGGAGGAGCGGAAGATCTACGAAGAACATGGGCTGGAGAAGTACGTGGAGTACCAGCAGAACAACGAGAACGTCATCCTCAAGCCCGGACCTGCGTTCTACTTCGTCAAG GCCCTGGAACATGTCAATGCCCGGCTTCTTGAGCTGTACCCTGATGATGAAGAACGGTTTGATATTGTCCTGATGACTAATAACCATGCCCAAGTGGGAGTGAGGCTCATAAACAGCATAAATCACTatg GCTTAACAATTGAACGTTTCTGTATGACGGGAGGAGAGAGCCCCGTTGGTTACCTGACTGCGTACCTCACAAACCTGTACCTCTCAGCAGATTGTGACAAAGTGCAGGAAGCTATAGAAGCAG GCATTGCATCAGCTACGATGTTCACTGCCAACAAAGATGTTGTGTACTCGGACACACAGCTGAGGGTGGCTTTTGATGGGGATGCTGTTATCTTTTCTGATGAATCAGAACAGATTTTCAAAGAGCAAGGATTAGATAGATTTTTTGAACATGAACAGctgaatgaaaataaacctCTTGCACAG GGTCCTTTGAAGGGTTTTCTGGAAGACCTGGGAAAACTCCAGAAGAAGTTCTATGCAAGAAATGAACGATTAAATTGTCCTATAAGGACCTACCTAGTCACAGCCAGAAGTGCAGCGAGCTCTGGAGCCAGAGTGCTGAAGACGCTCCGTAGCTGGGGCCTGGAGATTGATGAGGCACTTTTCCTAGCAGGAGCACCTAAAGGACCCATCCTGGCAAAAATACGCCCTCACATTTTCTTTGATGACCAGATGTACCACATCGAAGGAGCACAGAAATTGGGCACCACAGCTGCACATGTTCCCTATGGCATTGCTCAGAAGTACAGCAAATCTACATGA
- the RDH14 gene encoding retinol dehydrogenase 14 produces MAAALPALVLGAGLLVAAWRWLRGAALPVRGGSMRGKTVIITGANSGLGRAAAAELLRMRARVIMGCRDRERAERAAREIRAEVGERADGAGELVVRELDLASLRSVRAFCHRVLQEESRLDVLINNAGIFQCPYMKTEDGFEMQFGVNHLGHFLLTNLLLGLLKNSAPSRIVVVSSKLYKYGEINFEDLNSEISYNKSFCYSRSKLANILFARELARRLEGTGVTVNSLHPGIVRTNLGRHVNIPLLAKPLFNLVSWAFFKSPLEGAQTSIYLASSPDVEGVSGKYFGDCKEEELLPKAMDDLVARKLWDISEVMVGLLK; encoded by the exons atggcggcggcgctgccggcccTGGTGCTGGGCGCGGGGCTGCTGGTGGCCGCCTGGCGCTGGCTGCGGGGCGCGGCGCTGCCCGTGCGCGGGGGCTCCATGCGGGGCAAGACCGTCATCATCACCGGCGCCAACAGCGGGCtgggccgggcggcggcggccgagcTGCTGCGGATGCGGGCCCGGGTCATCATGGGCTGCCGCGACCGGGAGCGGGCCGAGCGGGCGGCCCGCGAGATCCGGGCCGAGGTGGGCGAGCGGGCGGACGGCGCGGGCGAGCTGGTGGTCCGCGAGCTGGACCTGGCATCGCTGCGCTCCGTGCGCGCCTTCTGCCACCGCGTCCTGCAG GAAGAGTCAAGACTTGATGTTCTGATAAATAATGCAGGGATATTCCAGTGTCCGTACATGAAGACGGAGGATGGTTTTGAGATGCAATTTGGGGTAAACCACTTGGGTCACTTCTTGCTCACCAACCTTCTTCTGGGCCTCCTCAAAAATTCTGCCCCAAGCAGGATTGTTGTAGTCTCCTCAAAGCTTTACAAATATGGAGAGATCAACTTTGAAGACTTGAACAGTGAAATAAGCTACAATAAAAGCTTTTGTTACAGCCGAAGTAAACTGGCTAACATATTATTTGCCAGGGAGCTGGCCCGTCGTTTGGAAGGGACAGGAGTCACCGTCAACTCCCTCCATCCTGGGATTGTCAGAACAAATCTAGGCAGACATGTGAATATTCCTTTGCTGGCCAAACCTCTGTTCAACTTGGTGTCGTGGGCTTTCTTCAAATCGCCTCTGGAAGGAGCCCAGACATCTATTTATTTGGCCTCTTCTCCTGATGTCGAAGGCGTGTCAGGAAAGTATTTTGGAGACTGCAAAGAGGAAGAGCTTCTGCCCAAAGCCATGGATGACTTGGTTGCAAGAAAATTGTGGGATATCAGTGAAGTGATGGTTGGCTTACTGAAGTAA